The stretch of DNA TGTTGAGGTGTGGGGTGTTTTGGTGTGGGGAGGTGTGTTAAGGTGTGGGTTGTTAAGGTGTGGggtggtgaggtgtgttaaggtgtggtgaggtgtgttaaggtgtggggtgtggtgaggtgtggggtgttAAGGTGTGGGGTGTTGAGGTGTGGGGAGGTGTGGGGTGTTAAGGTGTTGGGTGTTAAGGAGTGGGGTGTTAAGGTGTGGGGTGTTAAGGTGTGGGGTGTTGAGGTGTGGGGTGTTGAGGTGTGGGGTGTTGAGGTGTGGGGTGTTGAGGTGTGGGGTGTTAAGGTGTGGGGTGTTGGGTGTTGAGGTGTGGGGTGTTAAGGTGTGGGGTGTGGTGAGGGGTGTTAAGGTGTGGGGTGTTAAGGTGTGGGGTGTGGTGAGGGGTGTTAAGGTGTGGGGTGTTAAGGTGTGGGGTGTTAAGGTGTTGGGTGTTGAGGTGTGGGGTGTTAAGGTGTGGGGTGTTGAGGTGTGGGGTGTTAAGGTGTGGGGTGTTAAGGTGTGGGGTGTTGAGGTGTGGGGTGTTAAGGTGTGGGGTGTTGAGGTGTGGGGTGTTGATGTGTTAAAGTTACCTGCGGTGCAGATGTGGCAGGAGGAGTGTGGGGCCCAGGCGATGCCGTTGACGCAGGCGCGGTGGTTGTTGAGGCGGGCCACAGGGGTGCAGGGCACACGCACATCCAGAATCACCACCTGCGACACACCACCAGCAAACACAAGGAAACTGAGTTCCACACATCCACCCTAACACACCACCTGCAGCCCTAGCACtctgcagggctgcagctggGAGCCCCAGCACtctgcagggctgcagctgtGTCGTCACCTCCATGCCGTCCATGGCCATGGTGGCCAGGTAATTGGGGTCCTGCTTGTTCCAGCAGAGGCGCAGCAGCGGGTGGTGCTGTGGGTCCTCATAGATGATGGTGCTGTGCTCCAGGTGCCGCAGGTCGAACATCCGAACTGAGCCGTCCGCCCCCACCGACGCAAAcatgtccctccctccacccgcaCGGCTGAAGGCTATGTCATACACCtgccatggacacacacacttcatacacCTGTTTTCGATTGTGTTTGCTTTCAACAAAACAGCATAAAAGAGATACTGACTTTTGACCTGCTTGCTTCCAGCTCTGGGCTAATCAGTTCAAATGCTCTCATTGATCCTGAGGGACTTGGAGCCCTCCTGTGAATACAGCCCAGCCTTGGTGTCATACAGCCAGCTTACCTCCTTATCATGGGCGATGAGCTGTGTCTTCACGTGCCCTGACACCAGGTTCACTCTGCCCAGGACCTGCCCCGTCTCCAGCCCCCAGATGGTGCAGGTGGTGTCAATGCTGGAGGTGCCTGCATACCAGACACACCAAATCTCTTTCAGTGAACCATGACACAATACACCTCTGTCGATGCtgaaatattattattattgttgcacTTTGTCAGGTAGATCCAGTTACctgactctgaccactgaaacactgttagaacGACACACTTCCGATGCTTATCtcctgctgtgctctctctAAGCTGTGTTTTAAACGTTTTGGActaaaagtgtctgctgaacGAATAAAATGTACATGTGTCTTAGTTCAAAATATTAGGTGTCTCAGTTCAATGTATTAGTCAGAGGAGCACCAGGTGTAGTGTTAGGGTAACCCTCACCCAGCAGGTTGGGGTCCACCTCGTTCCAGTCGAAGGATGTCAGCGGGGCACAGAAGTCcgagtttttgttgttgttcagaaGACATTCCAGACGTGTGTCCGTCTCATTCACCTGGACCACAGGAGACAAGCTGCCCTCAGCCTCACAGGAGACAAGCTGCCCTCAGCCTCACAGGAGACAAGCTGCCCTCAGCCTCACAGGAGACAAGCTGCCCTCAGCCTCACAGGAGACAAGCTGCCCTCAGCCTCACAGGAGACAAGCTGCCCTCAGCCTCACAGGAGACAAGCTGCCCTCAGCCTCACAGGAGACAAGCTGCCCTCAGCCTCACAGGAGACAAGCTGCCCTTAGCCTCACAGGAGACAAGCTGCCCTCACACAACATAAAATCACCCTTTCTGCTGCACATGTAGGACGATTTGACTTATGACACACAGTCTAATAAGTGCATGCTGTTAGCTAGGTGGCGGCTGGGTTGAGTGAGAGGCAGGGGTTGCATTCCGGATGAGCTGGTTTCACACACCCTCCAGATGCGCAGGTAGTCTCCGCTGGTGGCGAGCAGGTCGGGGTACACCCCCTTGGTGTCTGGGATCCACATGATCTTGGTGGTGGGGTAGGGGTGATCAAATGTGTTCCGACACAAAAACTCAGAGCTCTCTTCCTCAAGCCCAACCAACTGCACCTACAGGCCAGACAGGACGTTAAAGaagggtgtgtgttagtgtgcagGCCACAATGATTAGAGCCTTTACAGGATAACTAATGCATATTGTGTTATGCTGCCCTTCCAGGTACTGTTTGCTACACATAATTAAGTAGTCTGGCATATTCATGGTCACCAGATAAGTAGATCAAAACTAGCCTATTTGAATACTGCACCAGAAGAAGTATTTTCAGATAAAACACACTCTGTAGGTTACTTGTTGTAATACTGTGGTCTTTATTCAATTCTACTGTTTACCTTGTTGTTGTATTCCTCGACAAAACTTCCGAGCGCAAGTCGGAAGCGTTTGTCCGGTCGGACACTCCAATTCATTGCATATACCGTCCATGGTGCCTCGTATTTGTAGATTTCTTTGCGCTTACCGTGAAGCGACATAGCAGAGGcagtaaataacaaaacacGTCCAAATGACTACAGAAGAATATAACCTGTCAAATGGATGGAGACGAGTCCCAACCCCCTATGATCCACTAGCTTATTCTGAACGTTAGCCTATTCTCGTCATCATTATACGTCTTATATAACTATGCAGTCAGACAATATTACTTTAAGCGTTGAATTTGTACCACTTTCAAACACAAATTGCCTGTCTATCGAAACAACACATCTGACAAACGTCAATAATCCTTGTATCGTGTTATTTCCTAACACCAACGCGCCCCGATGAAAACAGTCTGAGAAGCAATGGCGGCGGCCTAGGATCAGAATTACATTGAGCTATTCAGCGTCGCTCTAGCTGTTCAGTCCTCCTTAATACTGTGCCAAGCTAACAAAATGGAGGGGAGAAAAGCAATAAAGCGCAAACACATACGACGTAAGAAAGTCTGTAAGTTTAGTTTTGTAGGTGCTACCCAGTTGATGTTTTGGTAGGCCAGTACTAGTTTGTGACGTAGTTCCGGTTTACTACAGCCGTCTCTTATGTCTATGCTTGTAGGAGCCAGGAGGGCTGCTTCAGGTCTTTGGCTGCTTCAGGACagtctcctcccctttcccctctcactTATTTCGTATGAAAATGTGTCGAAATACCACCTTACCAGCCGCCACCTAGCTAACAGCATGCACTTAGACCAGTTGTCACACTTCACAGTGTACTGTGACACAGTGGGATGCACATACGCTGTGTATTCAGGGGTTAGTTTAAACCTGTCGACTGTTAAGGGTACATTTCCATTTCTTTTTGcagcatttttatttattttttgattgTTAATGGGATGGTTCACGTCTATAATTTCCATAGTTAAGTGGTTAAGTGGTTTACAATATCAGTCCAAGTCCAAgtctttatttgtcaggtacacagaacaacacaaggttagactgggcactgaaattcttaagacaagacaacgcaagcacctggcataacataacatataagtacacagaacacaatttacatcaatgctgagcttaaataagtgaaacttcctaaatatacagatagcaataaatattgactatactaaccctaatactaaaacttcctaaattacagataacaatagatagtacactttactaaccctaaatgcacaaaaaacctgtttcaaccctacaacctattctaacctaagtggagtacagtacaatagtgccaatttgcagatcagtgactatgtcaatgaccatacaggagcctgttggcgaggtacagtgaggtgcagtagtgcaagttactgatagagcaaccagtagctgaaagtgacagtgtataaaaAAGTCAGTGTATAAATATAAAGCCCAGTTTTCCTAAATTATTCAAGTACAGAACAGGCATAAGAGCGCTTCCTGCAGTGGTGAAGCTGATCAGTGGAAATATTGCGAAACACAGAAACACCTTGCCTGGCATCATGGTTCTCATGGAGAACACTAACACTGGAGAAAGGTAGGTAATGACCGTCATGACCAGGCTGTTGATGATGATCTGAAGAGCCTTCTTCTTCTGGGGGTGGAGGTCTCGTCCTGCAGGGTCAGAACTCTTCAGAGCCCGGAGGATGAAGAAGTCACAGACCCCTATGGTGGGCAGGGTGATGAGTTGAGGCCAGAGAGTGATAGGTTGGTAGTACAAGCCATCTATAAGAATGAATGCAGTCCCATAAGCCAGAGTGACAGCCCACACTACAACACACATCAGAACCCTGGAGGTCAGACCCTTCCTGGCTCTGTACATGATTGGATGAACCACAGCCAGGTAGCAGTCCAGACAGATACAGGTCATGAAGAGAGGTCGGCCAATCAAACTCAAAGAATAGAGGAAGTTAAGAAAGGTTTCAAAAGTCCAGTTGTGCCAAAAGAGGTAGTTGCATACAGAGGTAGGCATGAATCCTAAGAAAACAGAGTCCATGACTGTGAGGTTCAGCATGAAGACGTcattgggggtggtgggggttccTCTCCTGTGTTTCTGAAACAGCTCCCAGAGAACGGTGACACACGCAGGGAACCCAAACAGAGACAAGACTACACTGGAACAAGCCCAGAACACAACTCCCTCATACATGTCACTGCATATTGTAAAATAATCTGTCTCCATGGAGTCGGTGGAGTTGATGGTTGAATTCAGAAACTGAGAGGTCATGTTGAGCAGCATAACTGATCAGTGATGATCCCTCTACAATCCACAAATGCTGAATATGAAAAATCAAAATACCATACAGCACACATCAACATCTACAATGTGTGAAACAACATTCTTAAACAGACTAAGACTGGacaaatgtttgtgttgttcTAATTTAGCTTGGATTTACAACAATAAATATATGGATGTAATTATTTCATGAATGCCACCACATATACATACTAACCCTACCTTAGTATCCTATCTCGGCAGAATATGGATGAGTTTCCAGTTGTGTCTCCATCAAGACTCTGAATATGCAGGTGTTACTGGACAGGTGTTACTGGACAGTCTCTGACACAGATAGCATCATAGTAAAATCACAGTGTATGGAAATCAAGCAAGGGGGAGGAAGTCCATAAGCATACCATTGACAGGGAGTAATCACAGCTATTTCTGGAGCTGTGTTTTTCTGTGGCGCTTGCATGCAAACAAAAATAATTATCAAAAGTTCCGTCGTTGTCAGACAGGCTTGTGGTCCTCGGATCATAGTTGTTGAAGGTTTTTAATGTAATATCTCATCACCCTCAATAGTTTATGACTATTCCTGTTTCTACTGTATGTATTTCTGAAGCACGAAGGATGATCCTATTCTAGGCCTTTCATTACAGCTGTGCAGGGATCAGGACATGCTGTGCATACTGCAGGGCAATATATGTGTTTCTGTTTAGACAACAAATATCATATTATACAAAAG from Hypomesus transpacificus isolate Combined female chromosome 23, fHypTra1, whole genome shotgun sequence encodes:
- the LOC124485507 gene encoding DDB1- and CUL4-associated factor 7-like; the encoded protein is MSLHGKRKEIYKYEAPWTVYAMNWSVRPDKRFRLALGSFVEEYNNKVQLVGLEEESSEFLCRNTFDHPYPTTKIMWIPDTKGVYPDLLATSGDYLRIWRVNETDTRLECLLNNNKNSDFCAPLTSFDWNEVDPNLLGTSSIDTTCTIWGLETGQVLGRVNLVSGHVKTQLIAHDKEVYDIAFSRAGGGRDMFASVGADGSVRMFDLRHLEHSTIIYEDPQHHPLLRLCWNKQDPNYLATMAMDGMEVVILDVRVPCTPVARLNNHRACVNGIAWAPHSSCHICTAADDHQALIWDIQQMPRAIEDPILAYTAEGEINNVQWASTQPDWIAICYNNCLEILRV
- the LOC124485759 gene encoding P2Y purinoceptor 3-like, with the translated sequence MLLNMTSQFLNSTINSTDSMETDYFTICSDMYEGVVFWACSSVVLSLFGFPACVTVLWELFQKHRRGTPTTPNDVFMLNLTVMDSVFLGFMPTSVCNYLFWHNWTFETFLNFLYSLSLIGRPLFMTCICLDCYLAVVHPIMYRARKGLTSRVLMCVVVWAVTLAYGTAFILIDGLYYQPITLWPQLITLPTIGVCDFFILRALKSSDPAGRDLHPQKKKALQIIINSLVMTVITYLSPVLVFSMRTMMPGKVFLCFAIFPLISFTTAGSALMPVLYLNNLGKLGFIFIH